In Aquiflexum balticum DSM 16537, a single genomic region encodes these proteins:
- a CDS encoding ABC transporter permease translates to MFKNYLIIAIRNIKRNKLRTLVHVLGLSLGIAICLVIFTVVWHAYSFDRFHADSDRIFRINTMEEWEPGNVFQTSATNGPLGEVIDEELSFIENKGRLYTLYETMVVIPEQNKVIGRSNRVAFSDPGFFEIFQRNWLAGNPQTALQEPYSAVISEASLKKYFPGLGANDILGKEILWIDASDSIYAQVQGVVADYTENTDFIFTDFISFSTIAKKEKEDWYGLHSWTNLNTSSQLFVKIGETSSKANLDEGLAVLAKKYFSEQDSHPDFIGEPLEEIHFSENYDDTTISKTLLNGLIYIGIIILLLACLNFINLETALAINKAKEVGIRKTLGSNRGQLVFQFLSETFVLVIIASMFSVFIADLIKTYFADYLPANFEASFLSPLSLAFLASNAIVLTLVSGLYPGFVLANYQPQRALKGELHHEHGFSFGVFLRKNLAVLQFTASITFIIMVMILTSQLKYISSQPLGFEKEAVLYTNLPFMGERSKRELLADRIRNESFVEGVSLSNNLVSSNAIWTSDAYVMVDSLEQQLNVHVMNVDSAFVSVNGIQMLAGRKAHNLDNEILVNRNFLQAMGATDPQEVIGQTINFRAQQNTIVGVVENFNARNLKEEIMPMVLIYQPEYYFLLTAKVSNQQNLAYAKQRLETLVEEVFPYEASGFNFIDEVLEGFYEEDRKIQGVLGFAAGVAILISILGLFGLSSFTIAQRTKEVSIRKVLGAGIIQIIALVSKQYVWLVLMSFALAAYPAYYLSNMWLQEYAYRIEMPYLLYPAVELNLLRR, encoded by the coding sequence ATGTTTAAAAACTACCTCATCATCGCCATCAGGAATATCAAGCGGAACAAGCTAAGGACTTTGGTACACGTATTGGGTCTTTCCTTGGGCATTGCCATCTGTCTGGTGATTTTTACAGTCGTGTGGCATGCTTATAGTTTTGACAGATTTCATGCGGATAGTGATAGGATTTTCAGAATCAATACTATGGAAGAATGGGAACCGGGAAATGTTTTTCAGACTTCAGCTACCAATGGGCCTTTGGGAGAAGTGATTGATGAGGAACTTTCCTTTATAGAAAATAAGGGTAGGTTGTATACCCTGTACGAGACCATGGTGGTCATACCGGAGCAAAACAAAGTGATAGGAAGAAGTAACAGGGTGGCATTTTCCGATCCGGGATTTTTTGAGATTTTTCAACGAAATTGGCTTGCCGGTAATCCCCAAACTGCCTTACAGGAACCTTATTCTGCAGTGATTTCAGAGGCCAGTCTAAAGAAATACTTTCCTGGATTAGGGGCCAATGATATATTGGGGAAAGAAATACTCTGGATAGATGCCTCAGATTCCATTTATGCGCAGGTCCAAGGTGTTGTGGCGGATTATACTGAAAATACGGACTTTATTTTTACTGATTTTATTTCCTTCAGCACCATCGCCAAAAAAGAAAAAGAGGATTGGTATGGACTTCACAGTTGGACTAATCTCAATACCTCCAGTCAATTGTTTGTGAAAATTGGAGAAACTTCGAGTAAAGCCAATTTGGACGAAGGCCTTGCTGTTTTGGCAAAAAAATACTTCAGCGAACAGGATAGCCACCCGGATTTTATCGGAGAACCACTTGAGGAGATTCATTTTTCCGAGAACTATGATGATACTACCATTTCAAAAACACTTTTGAATGGGCTGATTTACATAGGCATCATAATTTTGCTTTTGGCCTGCCTGAATTTTATCAACTTGGAAACTGCATTGGCAATCAACAAGGCCAAGGAAGTGGGTATCCGAAAAACCTTGGGCAGCAACCGCGGTCAACTGGTATTTCAATTTTTGAGTGAAACTTTTGTTTTGGTGATTATAGCCTCCATGTTTTCGGTATTTATCGCCGATTTGATCAAAACTTATTTTGCGGATTATCTTCCTGCCAATTTTGAAGCTTCCTTCCTTAGTCCCTTGAGTTTAGCGTTCTTGGCATCTAATGCTATTGTATTGACTTTGGTTTCCGGATTGTATCCGGGTTTCGTTTTGGCCAATTACCAACCGCAGCGGGCGCTCAAGGGGGAATTGCATCATGAACATGGTTTTTCTTTTGGAGTGTTTCTAAGGAAAAATCTGGCAGTTTTGCAGTTTACCGCTTCCATCACTTTTATCATCATGGTCATGATTTTGACCAGCCAATTGAAATACATCAGCTCTCAGCCCTTGGGATTTGAAAAAGAAGCAGTATTGTACACGAATCTTCCATTTATGGGAGAAAGGTCCAAAAGAGAACTCTTGGCAGATAGAATCCGAAATGAAAGCTTTGTGGAAGGGGTAAGCTTGAGTAACAACTTGGTTTCTTCCAATGCCATTTGGACTTCGGATGCTTATGTGATGGTTGATTCCCTTGAGCAACAGCTCAATGTACATGTGATGAATGTGGATTCGGCTTTTGTGTCCGTTAACGGAATTCAAATGTTAGCTGGAAGGAAGGCCCATAATTTGGACAATGAAATATTGGTCAACCGGAACTTCCTTCAAGCCATGGGGGCCACCGATCCCCAGGAAGTGATAGGTCAGACGATTAACTTTCGGGCACAACAAAATACTATTGTAGGGGTAGTCGAAAATTTCAATGCCCGTAACCTGAAAGAGGAAATCATGCCTATGGTTTTGATTTACCAGCCTGAATACTATTTCCTACTTACCGCCAAAGTATCCAATCAACAAAATCTTGCCTACGCCAAGCAGAGATTGGAAACCTTGGTAGAGGAAGTGTTTCCTTATGAAGCTTCCGGATTTAATTTTATTGACGAGGTATTGGAGGGATTTTATGAAGAAGACAGAAAGATCCAAGGTGTCTTGGGTTTTGCAGCAGGAGTGGCCATCCTGATTTCTATTTTGGGACTGTTTGGTTTGTCCTCCTTTACTATTGCCCAAAGAACCAAAGAGGTCAGCATTAGAAAAGTTTTGGGTGCAGGCATAATTCAGATTATCGCTTTGGTCAGCAAACAGTATGTGTGGCTGGTCCTGATGTCTTTTGCCTTGGCGGCTTATCCAGCTTATTACCTGAGCAACATGTGGCTTCAGGAATATGCTTATCGCATTGAAATGCCTTATCTCTTGTATCCAGCAGTTGAACTAAACCTCCTTCGTCGGTAG
- a CDS encoding ABC transporter permease, with protein MLKNYLIIPWRNINRSKGYAFINIAGLGIGMAASILILIWVQFELSVDRFHEHSDRLYAVWRNGENQGEIFTWDYTPAPYAPALKSQFPEVDEVTRITEWDPLLFTVGEDSFYEEATFTEPGFFKMFSFEAIEGDPSQALADPESIVLTESVAKKLFGEESALGKIVMLENEISLEVKAIIKDLPENTNFPFTVFCSFKKIEQMGWVDDYWGNNSYRTFAMLNERASLDDFNQKFKNFTANNSDFDDITDFLFPFEDLHLYSKFENGQSVGGKIELIRMFGIVSIIVLFIAGINFVNLSTAQSDMRSKEVGIRKLSGAGKGMLISQFLAESTLIVVSAYLFSIVIVSLIFPWFKELIGQNLESPFTQPFFWVLSAVYVLVIGVLAGSYPAFLMSSYRPAIAMKSKLNTKEGFGVKPREVLVVFQFAVVVILISSVWIVRDQMNYVQNRDLGLKKDNLIFHPVTQNMRTNKGALRNELPHHDQESVHQALQWEPMGTMPIGKSPFRRKMEADISRRSISDVFFG; from the coding sequence ATGCTCAAGAACTATCTTATAATCCCCTGGAGAAATATCAATAGAAGCAAAGGTTATGCATTTATCAATATTGCAGGGCTTGGGATTGGAATGGCTGCATCCATCTTAATATTGATTTGGGTCCAATTCGAGCTTTCGGTTGATCGTTTTCATGAACATTCGGATCGGTTATATGCAGTATGGAGGAATGGTGAAAATCAAGGTGAAATTTTCACATGGGATTATACCCCTGCACCTTATGCGCCTGCTTTGAAATCTCAATTTCCTGAAGTGGATGAAGTGACCCGAATCACCGAATGGGATCCTCTGCTATTTACGGTAGGAGAGGATAGTTTTTACGAGGAAGCGACCTTTACCGAACCGGGATTTTTTAAGATGTTTAGTTTTGAGGCCATTGAAGGTGATCCTTCACAGGCTTTGGCTGATCCTGAAAGTATTGTTTTGACGGAGTCCGTTGCCAAAAAGCTTTTCGGAGAGGAGTCAGCATTGGGGAAAATAGTCATGCTTGAAAATGAAATAAGCCTTGAAGTAAAGGCAATTATTAAAGATTTACCCGAGAATACCAATTTTCCATTTACTGTATTTTGCTCATTCAAAAAAATAGAACAAATGGGTTGGGTAGATGATTACTGGGGAAATAATTCCTACCGGACATTTGCGATGCTTAACGAAAGAGCATCACTTGATGACTTCAATCAAAAGTTTAAAAACTTCACTGCCAACAATTCAGATTTCGACGATATTACTGATTTTCTATTTCCTTTCGAGGATTTACATCTTTATTCCAAGTTTGAAAATGGACAATCTGTAGGTGGCAAAATCGAATTGATACGGATGTTTGGAATTGTATCGATCATCGTGCTTTTCATTGCAGGGATAAATTTTGTGAATTTGAGTACAGCTCAGAGTGATATGCGGTCCAAGGAAGTTGGGATTAGGAAACTTTCGGGAGCAGGAAAAGGAATGCTGATCAGTCAATTTCTTGCTGAATCGACCTTGATTGTCGTTTCAGCTTATTTATTTTCTATTGTTATTGTATCCCTTATATTCCCTTGGTTCAAGGAACTGATCGGACAAAATCTGGAAAGTCCTTTTACCCAGCCTTTTTTCTGGGTGCTTTCAGCTGTTTATGTTTTGGTAATCGGCGTTTTGGCGGGAAGCTATCCGGCATTTTTGATGAGTTCATACCGGCCTGCCATTGCGATGAAATCAAAACTGAATACCAAAGAAGGATTTGGAGTGAAGCCAAGGGAAGTATTGGTTGTTTTTCAATTTGCAGTGGTGGTGATTTTGATTTCAAGTGTTTGGATCGTCAGAGATCAGATGAATTATGTCCAAAACCGTGACCTTGGCCTAAAAAAGGACAACCTGATTTTTCACCCGGTAACTCAAAATATGAGGACCAATAAAGGTGCCCTCCGGAACGAATTACCACATCATGATCAGGAATCAGTTCATCAGGCATTACAATGGGAACCTATGGGGACAATGCCTATTGGGAAGTCGCCTTTCCGAAGGAAGATGGAAGCAGATATATCCCGGAGAAGTATTTCAGATGTCTTTTTTGGATGA